The Salvelinus alpinus chromosome 10, SLU_Salpinus.1, whole genome shotgun sequence genome includes the window ttatttagaattcaaggcacacttaaccagcatagctaccacagcattctgcagcgatacgtcatcccatctgttttgggcttagtgagactatcatttgtttttcaacaggacaatgacccaacacacctccaggctgtgtaagggctattttaccaagaaggagagtgatggagtgctgcatcagatgacctgacctccacaatcccccgacctcaaccaaattgagatggtttgggataagtcggaccgctgagtgaaggaaaagcagccaacaagtgctcagcatatgtgtgaactccttcaagactgttggaaaagcattccaggtgaaactggctggttgagagaatgccaagaatgtgcaaagctgtcaaggcaaagggtggctatttgaagaatctgaaatataaaatatattttgatttgtttaacacttttttggttactatatgattccatatgtgttatttcatagttttgatgttttcactattattccacatatataaaatagtaaaaataaataaaaaccctttggCTGATTTTAATATAAatctattacagtacagtacttcATTGTTAACAATCATTTATTTGATATTGACTTAAAAATGACTGCATTGGGCcttcaacatttttattttagaGTCAGGCAGATATTGCAAGAATGACATTAATATATAATTTTCTTTTCACCATACAGGTGTTTTGTTGTCGCTGGTTCCCATTCTGGGTTTAGAATGTCTCACACAGGTAAACAGGTGGTCATCCCTCCAGAGCTCCCTGGCATTCTGAAGCAGTTCACCAAGGACGCCATCCGGACACAACCTGAAGACCTGCTGGAATGGGCCACACTGTGAGTAGCATGAAGTTACGCCTAGCcactgatccaaggtcagtttagTATTGTAGCatctgagaggagaaggatgaaaGTTGGCCCTTGACCtcgtctgcttcccaaatggaaccctattcattacatagtgcactacgtttgaccagggcccataggggacgAAGcccactgatctaaggtcagttgtaGCTGAACTGTGTGGAATATATGCCTGTAAACATTCACTACAGTCCTCCAAGACCAGGATTCCTGCTCTGCTGTATTAAACCCAGTATTGTGCTGGTATGCATGTCTGCTACAGGTACTTCAGTGCTCTGGTCCAGGGGAAGACGTTACCTGTGAACAGGACACCAGACAAAGTGATAACCCCCAACACCATGGACCTCACACCTGAGGTACTCACCACAATGCACGAAAAGGTACGGggccacaaacacaaacacaccacagctagacacacacatgcatgactcacgcgtgcacacacacacacacacacacacacacacacacacacacacacacacacacacacacacacacacacacacacacacacacacacacacacacacacacacacacacacacacacacacacacaaacatgaactctctctctctctctctctctcctctctctctctctctctctctctctctctctctctctgtccccgtctccctactaccccccccccccttccccttaCCAGCTACATAAGAATGGCACAGTCAGTAAGGAGGAGGTGAGCAAGCTGTGGCGGTCGTTAGGATTGGCTGACGACCTTCTCAGACACATCATGACAGTGGGCTGCTTCGGAGACCAACTCGACTGGATAAAATTCTTCGCCCTGGGCTGCAGCTATCTGGGAGGGGTACAGATGATATTGTGCGCTCATGCATGCAcgttgcacacagacacacacacacttaataacATACAGACATTATCAAATGACCTTTGGGCCCCTGTTatcttggtgacctctgacttcTCTCTGGCAGACGATCAAGAACGCCATGACCCACGCGCTGTACATCCTGAACTCAGACAGCTCGTGTAAGCCCCCAGACGCCTGCGTCACCTTCGAGACCTTCCGATTCCTTTACTCCTACCTGGCTGCGGTGGACAAAGAGGTGTCCCAGGCCCAGATAGACCGAACCATTACCTACTTGGAGGCTCAGGCGTGAGTTGAACAGTTACACAACTACACGAAAAACAACACAACTACACAGCTATACAACGACACAACACAGCAACAAAAAAACTACACAGCTACAAAACAACTACACAACTACACAGCTACAAAACAACTACACAACTACACAGCTACAAAACAACTACACAACTACACAGCTACAAAACAACTACACAACTACACAGCTACAAAACAACTACACAACTACACAGCTACAAAACAACTACAAAACAACTACACAGCTACAAAACAACTACAAAACAACTACACAACAACTACACAGAGACACAACAACTACACAGCTACAAAACAACTACACAACTACACAGCTACACAACTACACAGCAGCTACACAGTGAAAACAAAAGCTCTCAAGTACCAGGAGACACAGGCGTGAGAAACAAAATTTACTTCGCACAAAATGtatgtgtatctctgactgtctgtctgtctctcaggaaGGCGCGTGATGGGATGGTGAAGGTGTCGGACTTCGTCAACAGTCGTAAAGTGCGTTTGGGATagactcaccctctctcccccttagaACTTTGTTCTAATAAAGATGGTTCCAAAGAAAAACTCTGTTATTGCTATATCCTCCATCAATATCAGAGGATAGTGTTTGTGTATTACATTAAGTGAAAAGTCAATCATGAAAAGTCATCACTGATTGAGGCTGCCACAAGAGGCCAGAAACACATAGTAAAAGTCaaacatagagatagatagaggactctagttCCCAAAAGCCTGTTTTAGCATAGGCAACACTATAATAGGACACGCACAATGTTGCGTTCTCTAACTATCTCTAGTCAAAGCGATTGGTCAGTGTCGTATTTGTCAGCTTAATACATTGTATAAGATTTGTATTATTGCAGAGATGGGAGGATTCAAGGAAACGAACAGAGGTGcacgtcatttaaaaaaaatgaaaacatgtaGACAGAGTTAAGATAACTGGTTTAGTGTTGATAAAATAGGCAACAGGTGTTCTCAAACGTTTTCATGTCTGACCAGGTTAGGTGCACGTCATTTAATCTGGTCTGGACAGTTGTGCTACAGATATATGTTCGCCTCTGCACTATCTATAGTTGGCCTAATATCTGGGATATATACAGAATACTCCTTTCTCTTTATTTTAGTGGATAATCACCCGTTGAAGTGTCTTGGGGTAAGGAATGTCCCTCAGTCGAGGACCTGAGTCCATTTTGTTCAAGCTGGGCTGAAGCGTGTTTTGGTACACTTTCTTTCAATATGTGATACATTGTTTGATAATGATGTTGCACATTGTTTAGCTacactgtgctctactgaacgTCACTCTAGGTCAAATATAGATAAGGGGCGCTCGTTCcaatttctgttgcaaaacgtttagctacggtgtgccctactgaacactgGTGAGAAAAGAAGATGATAGACGTGTTCAAACCAATAGACAAGATGTTTGTTGGTTGCGTCAGGGAAAGTAATTCGGTTGGATTTACGTTTTTAGGGCGGGTTTAGTTTTCGGATACGGAAGAGGAAAGAGCTATGTTTTGAAAGCATTGTCAGAAGTTTAGAAAGTTACGAAAAGGGGACTTGTTGAAATAACTTTACATGACATTATTTACATAGGGCAATGATACTATTAAAATACATAATTCTATTTTAACAACGTGCGTGTCACTATAATTGAAGGAAGGCAGTTTGGGAGAGGTAACTAACTTCGCTACGTTAATTTCTAGCGTGTGCTTG containing:
- the LOC139532627 gene encoding ropporin-1-like, whose protein sequence is MSHTGKQVVIPPELPGILKQFTKDAIRTQPEDLLEWATLYFSALVQGKTLPVNRTPDKVITPNTMDLTPEVLTTMHEKLHKNGTVSKEEVSKLWRSLGLADDLLRHIMTVGCFGDQLDWIKFFALGCSYLGGTIKNAMTHALYILNSDSSCKPPDACVTFETFRFLYSYLAAVDKEVSQAQIDRTITYLEAQAKARDGMVKVSDFVNSRKVRLG